A window of Desulfuromonas soudanensis genomic DNA:
TGTGGTCAGGTTAGAGGTTTTTGCGAGACCATCAAGAAAGGGGCGCCAGAACGATGCGCACCCCGTCGACGATGTACTGGACGGCGAGAAAGGCGAGGATGAGGCCGAGGATCCGGGTGAGTACCGTCATCCCCAGCTTACCGATTACCCTCAGGACCGTATCGGCCTGCCGCAAAAAGAGGTAGCCGAGGGCGAAGACGGCCGCCGCCGCCAGGAGGAGGGCGAGGTGCGCCGGTATGCCCTCGGCTCTCCCGGAGAAGATGAGGGCGGTGGTGATCGTCCCCGGTCCGGCCAGGAGGGGGATGGCCAGGGGGGTGATGGAGATGTCTTCCTTCTTCTGGGCGAGGCGCTCCTCGCGCTGGCTCGTTTCGGTGCCGGTGACCCGGCCGTAGAGCATCTCGAGAGCGATGGCGAAGAGGAGGACGCCGCCGCCGATCCGCACCGCCGATGGACCGATGCCGAAGTACCCGAGGAGCGCCGGACCGGCGAGGATGAAAAGGGCCGTCACCGCAAAGGCGACCAGA
This region includes:
- a CDS encoding MarC family protein, which produces MTAALELFLAFAVQLFIIVDPVAGVPVFLAITPDNSRDERVAMARRGSLVAFAVTALFILAGPALLGYFGIGPSAVRIGGGVLLFAIALEMLYGRVTGTETSQREERLAQKKEDISITPLAIPLLAGPGTITTALIFSGRAEGIPAHLALLLAAAAVFALGYLFLRQADTVLRVIGKLGMTVLTRILGLILAFLAVQYIVDGVRIVLAPLS